The window aatttaacagataaaaattacaaatttggAGGACAGGAAATTATCCTTTTCTTATCACCGTTTAAAGTGATATATTATGCTTTGAAAAATGTTGCAAGGCTTATTCTATTATTTAAAGGTTACTTAAACTTTTACTTTAAACAAAAGTATATTTGATGTATTACATGAAATACATTCTATTGTAGACTGAATGGAAAGCACAAGATGCCAGCTGAGTGGAGAAGAAATTCAAAAGTAATGGAAGTCAATTGATTTTATATTAATGTTTGGAACCTATTTCCTATCAGCAAAAAATTAGGTTGTTGAGTATATATGaattgtgcatatatattttttcgtGTAATATAACtgaaaacacatatacacattcattgcaaaataaaagagaacttaAGTGAACAATATAAAGTGACCTAAGGAAGacataaactttaaaacaaaatccCTTATTTGAATTCATGCTGGACACTTTGATGCCAGAGATAGGCAATAATATTAGAATGTAtgcaatcagaaagaaaagaggcaAGGAGACGCTAGtcctaaaatcataaaatatatcaTGCTTATCTTTGAAAATATGGAGTTCAAAATTCGTACACCAAAACTGGATTGCATTTTGAGTTGTCAAAGCCTTGGGtttttcatttcaattgatgAGGTTTCATTTGGAATGTATGTGAAATGTAAAAGATCACATCTTTTTGGTGATAAAGAATATGAGAGatgaaaatttaaagtaaaatacagGACAAACAAATGCTGTCTAGAAAGCATCAGAAGAttcttataaattaaacttcttCAGATTATTCTACTATACCAAAAAATTTACCATAAGCTAATATCTAACCCCCAACTATAGTAATGACATTTCTTGGTGTAGTGAAGCTCTTACTAGACAGTCTTTGCTAATGGGGCTTAATGAAGACATTTCCTGAGTTTAGGATGAGGGGAACATTCAATGAAGCACCTTCTTTGTTAATCTCCAATTGCTTTTCCCTCTTTGCATTGGATAGCTATTGAAGGGCAATTAATTATCCCcgaaacttagcagcttaaaggAAAAAGtatcatgtttttgagatttatctcagaacatgataaaattaaaatttatcatgTTACTCTTTTTGAGAGGAATTCAGGAGTGATCTACTAGATGTTTATGGCTCAGAGTCTCTCTTGTAGTTGTTGTGAAGATGTCAGCAGGGACTGGCAGGATGCCTCAATTCCTTGCCAAAGGAATTTCTCCATAGGTTACCTAAGTATCTTTATGATGGGGCAGCAGGCTTCCCCCAGGGCAAAGGAtccaagagaaagcaagaaggaTGACACAATGTCTTTGATAACCTACCTATATACCATACTTATACCATATTCTGTTCATTAGAAGAGTCACTAAGTCCAACCCACACTTaagtgaaggaaaaggaaattccaCCTCTTGAAGGAAAGAATACCGAAGAATTTGGGAGCATATTTTGAATCAGCCATGCCTGGACTTAATAgccttttacttaaaaaaaaaatcaaaaataatttccttttttttcttaagttaatttttcctAAGTAAAATTTCTTCACTTAATTTGGTCAAATATAATATACCTATGATGGATCTCTTAGCTATAGCCAGAGGATTAGTTTAACATCCTGGGCAATATATTATTGTCATTGGAAAACTAATATTCTAGACTATGGTCTCAAAACCAGGAGACGTGATTAAATTTAAGGTAACAGGCTTTGGTTTCTATCTGTATGgccctccttttttccttttatttttaattgacatgtaataattgtacctatttatgggatacagagtgatattttgatatgtgtgtacaatgtgtaatgatcaaatgagggtaattagcatatctatcaccttaaacatttatcatttctttgtgtttctcaTTCCTGTgggagataaaaaagaaaatgagctcatagaagtagagTGTAGGGCCCTTCTCTTTTTACTGACCAGCAGTTAATGTTTCTTCTATTACTGTAAAACCACTCATCCAATAATAGTAGCTTTACAGATAGCTTACATTGAGGGTAAAGAGAAGAGCCCCCTGACAGAAGTAGGCATTAAGGCCTGCTTTTTTATTGCCACTCAGCATTGACCCAGAAGCCATGGAGCCAAACTAGAAAACATTTGGAGAATACTTATATATGTGGGTATTAATATGATAAATTTCTAGAATTGGAATTGATTGATTAATGGGCATTTAAAACTttaatagatattgccaaattgccttcTGAAATTATTGTACCAATTTATCCTCCCACCACAATATATAGGAATGCCAAATTCTGCTCATCTTCACTTATCTTTGCTATGTAAGAGCCATAACTgttctcgctatgttggccaACAGAGTAGGGCAAATATCTGTGGAAACCCTTTCAGTAAGCATCAGTTTTATTCAGCATTCGTGGTGGTATTTTATTCAATATGTAAGAGTAGAGGATGGGAACTGATACCTAAAGGTGAGACATGGTCAAAAGTTAATGGGAATTGGTTTTAGCTGACATGGACTGTGAAAATAAGgttgagaaatgcaaataaattggTGACAGTGTCCAGAAGTATCTGAATATTACTCAGGACCACAGGGTTGGAGTGGGCTGTGCTACACATATAAGAAGTGCATTAGGTTGACATCCATGAAGAAGCTCAAGTATGAGCACCGTGTTCTCACATCCAAGGTGTGGAGACTGTCCTGATGCACCCAATTTGGGGTCAAGCTTTTTGAAAGCTGGCACCAGGAGTATGATGCTGGGGACAAGGAACCAAAGCAAAAGTACTCAAACCTCTGTAATTTGGTGCTGTGCAGAAAGTAGCAGCTAGACTTGAGGGCCAATATGGGAAGCCCATGAGACACAGCTGCCTGGTAGTAACACTTCTGACCTTAGATCTCATGGGTACCAGATTCTGCTTCCAGGGCTACTTTTAGTCCTTCAACTAGGTCATAGAGCTTCTTTTACCCAAGGAGCAGGTGTCTGGGCCTGGTTTTGAAGTGATATTTGATTAAATCTATAGTCTTAAGAGTTTCAAGTTTGTGCTCTGTAAGATGAGAATAACCATATGAACAATTCCTGTCATTCCCAAAACTGTTTTTCTGGCTTTCATATTGAGATCTCCTGGGCCTCCAAGCTTCTACCACCCTAAGCCTTTGCTACTTGCTGCTCTCCTCAGTTTCAATTCCTTCTCACTTTTGCTTGATGGCAGCTTTCTTTAATCTATGAActccagtttatttttttccactaacttttaaaaattttttgtttttaatttttgtgggtacatagtaggtgtatatatttatgaggtatatgaaatattttaatacattgcaTGCattgcataataatcacatcatggtaaaTGGGGTATACatctcctcaaatatttatcctttgtgttacaaacaatccaattctactcttagttattttttaaatgtataatttctgtttttttggggggggcctCTTCCACCACATCATTCAGTTATCCCACTCCTGGGTTTAAATCCAAGCTTTGTTAACAAAATAGTgagtttataaaacattttattggaagtgtattttatatttcttaatctAAAATCTATTGTTTTTTTCCCTGTGAAAATATGTTTTACACTACTTCCTAGGATTTGATATAATGTACTGAAATCTAAATTTTACTTCAGATTAATGTTAGCCAAACTAATTTGTTAATATCATTTAATGATgtcaatatttaaatgtttttttacatttacatctttttaaaatagcgttattgaaatataattcacataccatacattGTCACCCCTTTGAAGTGTACAGTTTAATGTTTTTTGGTATATTCACAATATGTACAACTGTCACCACCCTGTACCCTTTAGCTATCACTTTTTGGCCCCCATCTCTCCCACTCCAAagcaaccactaatttactttttgtctctctagatttgcctattctggatatttcatataaatggaatcatacaatatgtggtcttttatgactagcttctttcacttagcatattttcaagGATCAActatgttgtaacatgtatcagtactttattcctatTTATGGTTGAATAGTCCATTGTGAcattataccacattttgtttattcattcaacagctgatgaacatttagattgtttctatattttggctattatgaatgatgctgctataaaaatttcAGTATgacattttgtatttatatatgttttcatttttcttgggtatatacctaggagcacaattgctaggtcatatggtaactctatgtttaaactTCTCAGGAACTTCTAGACTGTTTTACAAACTGGCTGCActcttttacattcccaccagcagtgtacaaacactcttatttcttcacatcctaggcgacatttattattattatttgacatttttattctAGCCATCCTATAGGTATGAAATAGtgactcattgtggttttgatttgcatttctttctttgaagAGTAACAATGCTGAACAtgctttcatgtgcttattggtcatttgtatattttcatagACCTATTTAGttcccttgcccatttttaattgaattatttgtctttttattattgaattgtatGTGTTCTTCATACAGGTGACCCTTGAGCGATGTGGAGGTTAAGGGTGCTGACCTATTGTGCAGTTGGAAATCCATATACATAACTTTTGTTTCTCCCaaatttaactactaatagcctactgttgactggaagccttactgataacatcaATGGTCAATGAACACGTATTTCATatgttatatttgttatatattgtattcttacaataagtaagctagagaaaagaaaatgttattaagaaaatcataaggcagagaatatatttattattcattaagtggaagtggatcattataaaggtctttatagcaacacaaatgaactaagacagtgtggtacttcCATAAGAATAGACATGTAGATCAACAGAATAGAGGAGAGTttagtcttgctgtctcaggggtggcagaggtggaagaaaatctgccTGTAAGTGTATTTGTgtagttcaaacccatgttgttcaatgGTCAACTGTGTATTCTAGATAAAAGTCCCTTATTAGACATATGATTTGCtggtattttctcccattctgtaggccatcttttcactttcttgatagtgtcctttgtagcccaaaatacttttttaattttgatgaagtcaaatgtaattgttttttcttttgttgtttgtgcttttgatgtcttatctaagaaatcattgcctaatccaaggtcacaaaaattttctcctgtgttttcatctaacagttttataattttagctcttacatcTAAGACTTTGAtctatttttcattaatttttaataggGTGGGAGGTAGAGgtccaaataatatttttttcccctggagaCATCCAGGTGTCTCAGCGtgatttgttgaaaaggctattctTTTTATATTGAATATCCTTGAAACCCTTGTCAAAATCAGTTGACCACAGGACAAGTATATGGATTTACTGCTGGATTCTCATTTCTATTCTGTTTAGTTCgtttatagtattttctatgTCTTGTATTATTGAtcttctgcctagattttctaTCTGTTAGTGCAAGGAGTCATTGAAGTGTCCAACTACTATTGTTGAATTATCTGGTTCTTGTACTATTTCTGTCgggttttgttttatgtattttagtacTCAGAAATTAAGTGCATACAtgattataattgttatattttcctgatggattgatatttttatcattataaaatgatcCTGTATATCTTAgtaatgggtttttttgtttgttttaatgcctATTTTGACTGGCTGTCTTGTGGTTGCTACTTgtatgatatatctttttccatccctttacattcAATCTGTTTgtatctttgaatctaaagtaTACCTCTTATAAACAGTATATAGTTGGATCTTTTCAATCCAGTCAGACCTTCTCTGCTTTCTGATTAAGTCATTTAATGTATttgcatttaatttcatttgtgaTATGGTTGGATTTATATCTgccattttgctttctgttttctatATGCCTCAAGTCTTTTTTGTTCCTCTATCCCtcttttactgctttctttttcattaagtAAGTATTTCTCATGTAATATTTTACTTACTTTAATAATTttactacttttatttctttagtggttgctctaggatTTACCATGTACATCTTATCATTGGTTTCAAAGTTATACTAACTTAATGCCAGTGAGATATAGAAATGTTTCTCCTATGTGGCTCTGTTCTCTTTTCCCCCTTTTTGTGATATTACTATCATACATGTTAcatcaaaaatgttttaaagccaagaatacattgttataattattgctttatataattttaagacTCTTAAGAagctgaaagaagaaaggaaaatacatatatattataactTTTGTTATATTAACATTGTTTATCATTTCtggttttcttcatttgttcCTGTGGATTTGAATTACCAACTGGAGTCATTTCTTCAGTCCCATACACTTTGCTCTTACCCACCTCATTTCTGCTGTTATTAggaaatatattacatttctatatgtCGTATGCCCAACAATAcactatatacatatttttacacAGTTGCCTTTTACAtcttttaacaaaagaaagaagcaatACTGTCTTTTCTCATTACGTAATTATTTTTACTTGTGCTGCTTTGTCATGTGGATTCAAATTACCATTCATTTAGATTATAAGTCAGTATTTTGTACCTAAGCCTTTGCTATTCTCTCCTATTCCAAGTTTCAATTGAAACTCCATCTTTTACTTCACAGCAGCTTTCTTTTGATCTATTGCCTTGAATTTTATTTGACCTGTTTCATATTACCCTGTAATTTCATCTTAGCTTTGAAatccaaatgaaaacaaaatagtgAATTTAAACAGcacttttatttgaaattcagctttagtttcttaatcttgaaaaggaaatttttttttcatgaaaaactAAAACAAGGTATTTTAGCCCACTTCCTCTGCCTCGAATATAATGTTCTGGAATTTAAATTTTCCTTCAGATTAACATTAGTCAAACTAAATTCCtaatgtcattttaataatactaaTATTTAAACATCAGCCTACATTTAGATATCAAATTAGTAATTTACAGCCCACATTTCATTGAAGACCAGTAAACTTGATCAGAGATAAAGGAGGAGAATAAGGGGCTCAGAAAAGAGGATGTAAGCAATACCAGCTGTCAGTGAGGAGAGGGGTGGTCAGACAAGGCAAGCGTGAGTGGTTAGAAACTTCACCTAGTTATCCTTAGATTGACactttgaaatactattttgtaGTCATTTTGGCTAATAGTCATTTTCACCTGTAAAAGTTATTTGGGCTAATTTTAAGAGAATCCACTTTTAGACTTCAGCAGAAACCAACATAAATACTGCTTTTGCTAGGTTCAACCCAGTTCAGTTTTCATTTAAATTCAAAAGACTCCACTGAAATTTTTCCAGTAAACACTTTACTACTTTCACCTCTCTTTCTTCATTTGGCACTCAATAGCAGTGTTTCCCAGTATTAATATGGCAAAACTTTATgaaatttactttatattttagttCTAACCTAAACAAATCTAGTATCAAAAtagatgctgaaatgagttagtGCATTGATTTCAGCACAGAATTTATTCACTCACCTTCCATAGATTAGAGAGTAGCTTTGAATTGAACACCacctcattttcattttgctcttatcttttaaagaaaagactGTTGTAAGAGACTCAGGTGAAGTAATAGTAATGGAGAAGGAAATAGCTACTAAGAGGCTATGTGTCCAAGAAGTCAGCCTAAATTTTGGAAAAACCTTTGATGAGCCAAACTGTAATGCTTCCCATCTTTCTTCTGGCCAGGATATCCATTACCAAAACTTGACATGAACTTCTCATTGGAGAATAGAGAAGAGCCATGGGTGAAGGAATTACAGGATtctaaagaaatgaaacaattaCTTGATTCCAAGATAGGTAAGTAATTGTTCTTTGATATactagtggggaaaaaaaagaaaaatttaacctaAATAAAGATAAAGAGTTTGGAATTCTATTTAGGAATTTCTATGTTCCTACCACTGGTTTAACATAACTGTTCattttccttcactttcttttctccGTGGAACACAATATCATCtgcagtttctatttcttctctcaGGTTTTGAGATCGGgatagaaaatgaagaagatacttcaaaacagaaaaaaatggagactATGTATCCATTTATTGTAACTTTAGAGGGGAATGCTCTCCAGGGTCCCATTTTGCAAAAAGACTATGTACAGTTAGAAAATCAATGGGAAACCCCCCCAGAGGATTTACAGACAGATTTAGCAAAACTGGTAGATCAGCAGAACCCCACTCTGGGAGAGACACCTGAGAACTCCAACTTGGAAGAACCTCTCAACCCTAAACCCCATAAGAAAAAGAGTACAGGAGAGAAACCTCACCGATGTCCTCAGTGTGGAAAATGTTTTGCTCGGAAGTCACAACTTACTGGGCATCAGAGAATTCATTCAGGAGAAGAACCTCACAAATGCCCTGAATGTGGGAAAAGATTCCTTCGTAGTTCAGACCTTTATAGACACCAACGACTTCACACAGGGGAGAGACCCTATGAATGCACTGTATGTAAAAAGCGATTCACTCGGCGGTCACATCTTATAGGGCACCAGAGAACCCATTCTGAAGAAGAAACATATAAATGTCTTGAGTGTGGGAAAAGTTTTTGTCATGGATCAAGTCTTAAAAGACATCTGAAAACTCACACAGGTGAAAAACCTCATAGATGTCATAATTGTGGGAAAAGTTTTAGTCGACTGACAGCTCTTACTTTGCACCAGAGAACGCATACTGAAGAGAGAccttttaaatgtaattattgtGGGAAAAGTTTTAGACAGAGACCAAGCCTCGTTATTCATTTAAGAATCCACACAGGGGAGAAGCCATACAAGTGTACTCATTGTTCTAAAAGCTTCAGACAGAGAGCCGGCCTTATTATGCACCAGGTCACTCACTTTAGAGGACTTATTTAAGAATTGCTAAGGGAAACAGGTCTTACACAAATTGACACTAACTCAAAAAAATCTTAACCTGCAGCAGGCTGTTTGTCTTGGAAGCTTTTGTTTGAGCTTATAAGAACAtagacagctttttttttctttttttttttttttactagttttAAAACCCATCTTCCAAGGTATATGAATTCTAGAGTATTTATCTACTCCTGTGATTTTCTTAGATTTGATTTCTTCTGTCTGCacaactcttctttttttaattacaatGAAAAATTTTGTATTCCAAGGCAACTGTATCATAGGTGTAAACATAAAGCATATAAATTATGACAATCCTTTTAGAGGTAGGGTCAATATAGTGGATAAAACTGTCTATCAGACGTATTGATTATAGCAGTACTATAGTTATTCTGCTGTCATTATTAAAGATGATTATATTCATTCAAAGCTTTAGATGTGTCCCATGTGGCAGGAAAGGAGACAGTGAATTTtgtcaaacaataaaaatgtgtcaGGAACACAAGGATGAAGGGGATGTCATTTGCCTGGTAAGAACTGGGTTATTTCCACtgaaattttttatgtttaaggAAATTAAGATTTTAACCTTTACTTTTGAATTTTGCAAAGTTTGCTAGTCTGCTTAGTCAGCAGTCTGTGGTAATGCTGCTAAAAGCAGAGTATTAATTTGGTAATTTATTTTGTTCACAGAATAAGTAAGCTCTATGTCTGGAAGAATCCATTTGGCAATTGAAATTATACAAGCAGAATCTAATTTAATTTTGATTGACTGAAGAACCAGGGTCTTTTGCTCTCCTTTGGTATTTCACTCTCCTTTGGTATTCAATCATGTGTCTttcagtgctttttaaaattttacccatTCTTTAATTCAGCATCTCCCTATGTGTGTGTCATAGAATACTTAGTTCTGCTAGATATTCTGCAAATATATTTGGGAATTACTTCCTGCTGTTCCGCCTTCTTAGATTCATAGTGCACATCAGCATATGAGAATCTCTTGAGAGGTCCtctagaaaggagagaaaaagcacCTCTTTTGGCTCaatgttttccaaacttatttGACCCCAAAACCTTTTTCATATACCCAATAATAAGCTACAGAACTAATATTCTGCAAATGTCTCTTGGAACACACTGCCTTAAACAGATATTTCTATAGCTGTCAGTATAGTTATGTTGCTCCCAAGCCTAGTTATCTCCAGTTGTTTTAAGGGTGTTAcgaaaaattcttaaaatatatatgaatttgtgtaatacacacagagacacacacacatactactTTAAGGGGGTGAGGGTCATTAATTCAGATAATTTTTAAGTTGCCTAGTGATTCTCAATCTCTTTGAATTTTActtacatttacacacacacacacacacacgtatatacacatatcattTTAAGAAGGTGAGGATCACTAATTCAGATAATGTATAAGTTgcccagtgattctcaacctcTTTGAATTTTACTTAtgattacatacacacacacacacacacacacacacacacacacacacacacattgctaCTTATATAAATGTTCTCATGTAATCATGGTAACAGCTCAAATTCCCAAAGCAAGGGAAGACTTCTCATGGTCAATTAAACCtgttaaaacatgaaaatattcattgagcCTAGTTCCTTGttataaaatacaagaaataagaCATTCATTTTCCCTTTATGAAGATATTCAGTCATCCTTTCCTTAAACTACAATTAGGAAAAGTATATCTCTTCTATTCCATTGAAGTTCTCGAAAGTGATATAAATACTTTGGGGGTATCTACTATGTGCCTAACTAGTCCTGTTCTAGGCTTAGTGGAAGCTAGTAAAGAAATATAATTCATGGATCAGGCTCATAAagattttatagtatttttagtTAAACAAGAGTTGGGAAACAGGTGGAGAATAATGCAAGAGAGTTTGTAATTAAGTGCCAATTATACCAATTGCTAGACCCAGGATGTATCTTTAATTCTTGTCATCCAGGTCAACGTATGATGCTGCTATAAGTCTGGGGCTCAAACTGATATCCCAGTAGCAATAAATGTATAATATGGGAGGAGTCTGAatgtagagatgaaaaatacagaatgtaatggcttctcttttctctcttgtgGAATTGCATTCAAACCAGAACAGTGCCTTAGAATGGATGTGTCCAACTGCTCTGTATTTATGCAATATTTGAATAAAGCGGAAATGTATGTGCTCTTCCTGCTTCACTTGCACTAATTAATTATTTGAACAACTTAGAGCTTCTTCCCTGAACAGTGGCAACAAGCATGGCAATTGACTCTGTCCTCATCCCAAGTTGGAATCGCTTTTCTCTCTGCAACCATGGCACTGTGATTATGCATCATTTTTAGCATTTAATACAGTCCATTTTTGGCTAGTAGGGTTAGTTGCAATCATAATATGAGTTGCATCCTCCCTCTCATTTATATCAAATATACTTGGCTAGATTTTTACAAGTTAGAGAATGTCTAATATTCTTTGTTACAGTGCCCTATAtataagaataaatatttctggcaTTGAatcaagaaacacatgaaatagTTCTTGGAAACAGGTAACATATTTAGAACATTGCATGGATAATTATACTTCTAAGCCTAATTGTACTTCTGAGCATTTCAAAAAGATAAGGGCAAAATACAGTACCTACCTCCTAGCTATTATAAAGGGGAAATTACAGTACCTACCTCAAAAGtactatgaagattaaatgaaatatattttgctCTGGCCCTACACACTGTAAGCTTTCAATAAATATCCCCTATATTATATTCTCATTCTTTGTAGTTTAATGATAAAAGCATTTAAAGCTATAGATTTCTTCTCTTTATGGCTTTGGACATACTTCATAGCTTTTATATGTAATGTTCTTATTGATGATTTCAAAATGGTTGTTGTTTTCATTATAATTCCTCTTTGACTTAAGAGATATACAATGTTGCcattttcctcttaatttttggttttgctaCATTGTGATTAGAGAACAAGTTTCATTCTATTTCTGCTTTGAAAGCTCATTTAGGCTTTTTTAAAGAcctacatttgataaaatttgttAAGTATCCTAAAACCTTAGAAAATAAGGGCTCTATAGGGTGCAAATTTAGAATAGAGCCTTGGACCGCTCAATTGCTTTAATGTCTTTGGGCGTATTCTTGGTGTTTGTGAAGGGTCGGTGACATCAAGATCGAATTGCTCCCCATTCTGCCTCCCTGAACCTTTGTACTCCCCCTTCCCTTGGTAAGTTTTTTCCACCACCTTTGGTCTGTTCTGTGGATGTTATACAACAATTGTTAGTAGCTGCCTGGGCATTGAGGCCGGCAGTTAAAACAGGAAGCTAAAGGACCTAGGGGAGACCTGGACTCTTCAAACCAGGCTGAGAACGCTCTCCTTCAGGACCCCATAGTTGTTTGTCTTTCTGAAAGCAGAGAGAACCTGCACAGGGCACTTTGAGGTTTTTGCAACTGTGACCCTCCTGAATTCTCAGGGATTGTTTCATAGTGTACTGAGGATGTTGTCTAGGCTAAAATCCAGAGAAATAGGGAATAAataggggaaccagcccccaagcCTCCCCATGAGGTGGAGGGAGAGAGTCATTACACTTTGTCCTCTTGCACCTGCACTCACCATAGAATCCCCAAGAGAAACAGTCTTGGGCACCTCCAGAAAACTGAGTCATCTTTATTCCTATAACCCTCTCTCATTTTTAGCCTACTGATGTGGGCTGAATATTCTCATAAATAACTGAAGCTTACCCTTAAGTCTGGGC of the Pongo abelii isolate AG06213 chromosome X, NHGRI_mPonAbe1-v2.0_pri, whole genome shotgun sequence genome contains:
- the ZNF449 gene encoding zinc finger protein 449 → MAVALGCAIQASLNQGSVFQEYDTDCEVFRQRFRQFQYREAAGPHEAFNKLWELCCQWLKPKMRSKEQILELLVLEQFLTILPTEIETWVREHCPENRERVVSLIEDLQRELEIPEQQVDMHDMLLEELAPVGTAHIPPTMHLESPALQVMGPAQEAPVAEAWIPQAGPPELNYGATGECQTFLDPGYPLPKLDMNFSLENREEPWVKELQDSKEMKQLLDSKIGFEIGIENEEDTSKQKKMETMYPFIVTLEGNALQGPILQKDYVQLENQWETPPEDLQTDLAKLVDQQNPTLGETPENSNLEEPLNPKPHKKKSTGEKPHRCPQCGKCFARKSQLTGHQRIHSGEEPHKCPECGKRFLRSSDLYRHQRLHTGERPYECTVCKKRFTRRSHLIGHQRTHSEEETYKCLECGKSFCHGSSLKRHLKTHTGEKPHRCHNCGKSFSRLTALTLHQRTHTEERPFKCNYCGKSFRQRPSLVIHLRIHTGEKPYKCTHCSKSFRQRAGLIMHQVTHFRGLI